One genomic window of Branchiostoma floridae strain S238N-H82 chromosome 4, Bfl_VNyyK, whole genome shotgun sequence includes the following:
- the LOC118412779 gene encoding NXPE family member 4-like: MVAVTQACAVFVTMTSLVLISIKFSYQPIMNWGQHATNFQEAPKPMLKLHSIKKPVQPINIKPLTIEPSLKPITVNPLVKQLPMEQPLHVTCSQNTKIVVLNRDRPHRQGDVLTAIVTARDQEGRPKTYGGDFFRARLIRDGSPQASSAGHIIDHDNGTYTVEFPLHWLGNVRIKIQLVHPSEAVKVLWRLRDIPNKIGFQCSFFDEKTKITEKRECFSSASPSLQPDQQCDLSKPEVNGTWFCQRPKKVPCTTIAKCRSSKDRVLGLVSQEEVKYFQKPHIEEELKNDVPLPIRVLEPELPTPPYLPACTWNMPDAQMKGFWLGKVWKSSVCNVRVFTPADIKRCLADKTVYMQGDSTLRQWYIRFKELLTLNITESGDYSVLEYGKNSYWNITIRYRFHYLPIQGKFWLPLSQLSYAADQLDTIQGGPNTVIVLGLWAHFTAEPLEVIQSRLYAIRLAIHRLLHRAPGTRVFVRTGTTREHKNGKLQHYLLRSDWLAYQITEMIREMFLGEPGVVVLDTWDMSVCQPGKDNVHPDQTMVDNELNVLLSYIC; the protein is encoded by the exons ATGGTGGCCGTTACCCAGGCATGTGCCGTGTTTGTCACGATGACTTCACTTGTGCTGATTTCCATCAAG TTTTCTTACCAACCGATAATGAACTGGGGCCAACACGCAACAAACTTCCAGGAAGCTCCAAAGCCAATGTTGAAACTCCACTCAATCAAGAAACCAGTTCAACCAATCAACATCAAGCCACTGACCATCGAGCCATCACTTAAACCAATCACCGTCAATCCACTGGTTAAGCAACTTCCAATGGAGCAGCCTCTCCATGTAACATGCTCGCAAAATACTAAGATTGTCGTGCTAAACAGAGACCGCCCGCATCGTCAAGGAGATGTTCTTACCGCGATTGTAACAGCAAGGGACCAAGAGGGAAGGCCTAAGACGTACGGAGGAGACTTTTTCCGTGCAAGACTCATCAGGGATGGTTCACCGCAGGCTAGTAGCGCAGGACACATCATTGACCATGACAATGGCACCTACACTGTGGAATTCCCGCTGCACTGGTTGGGGAATGTTCGG ATTAAGATTCAGCTCGTCCATCCAAGTGAAGCAGTGAAGGTCCTATGGAGACTGCGAGACATTCCCAACAAGATAGGTTTCCAGTGCTCTTTCTTTGACGAAAAAACGAAGATCACTGAAAAACGTGAATGCTTCAGCTCTGCAAGTCCCAGTCTTCAACCTGACCAACAGTGTGATCTGTCAAAACCGGAGGTGAACGGAACCTGGTTTTGTCAAAGACCGAAGAAAGTTCCATGCACCACCATCGCCAAGTGTCGGTCTTCTAAGGACAGGGTTTTGGGCCTTGTGTCTCAAGAGGAAGTAAAATATTTCCAAAA GCCGCATATAGAAGAAGAACTAAAAAACGACGTACCCTTGCCTATCCGTGTCCTTGAGCCAGAACTGCCCACTCCTCCATATCTCCCAGCATGCACATGGAACATGCCGGATGCTCAGATGAAAGGATTCTGGTTAGGAAAAGTGTGGAAGTCGTCTGTCTGCAACGTACGAGTCTTCACTCCAGCTGACATCAAACGCTGTCTGGCTGACAAGACCGTGTACATGCAAG GTGACTCCACCCTCAGACAGTGGTACATCAGGTTTAAGGAGTTGCTGACGTTGAACATCACTGAATCTGGGGATTATTCTG TTTTGGAATACGGAAAGAACAGCTATTGGAACATCACCATCCGTTACCGCTTCCACTATCTTCCCATCCAGGGGAAATTCTGGCTTCCCCTCTCCCAGCTCAGTTATGCCGCCGATCAACTGGATACCATTCAAGGAGGACCGAACACGGTGATAGTCCTGGGTCTGTGGGCTCACTTCACAGCAGAGCCGCTTGAGGTGATCCAGTCACGACTGTACGCCATCCGGCTCGCTATACACCGCCTTCTGCACAGGGCTCCTGGCACAAGGGTTTTTGTGAGAACCGGAACAACTCGAGAGCACAAGAATGGCAAGTTGCAGCACTACCTGCTACGTAGTGACTGGTTGGCGTACCAGATCACGGAAATGATACGAGAGATGTTCCTGGGAGAACCAGGTGTGGTCGTGTTGGACACGTGGGACATGAGCGTGTGTCAGCCGGGGAAAGACAACGTTCACCCAGATCAAACCATGGTGGACAATGAACTAAACGTACTGTTGTCTTACATCTGCTAA